In one window of Notolabrus celidotus isolate fNotCel1 chromosome 17, fNotCel1.pri, whole genome shotgun sequence DNA:
- the LOC117829201 gene encoding caskin-2-like, translated as MQRIYMHSNEHFEVFTTVLAPQGEFRYIAEAEKMVAVHRYSPQWPDELELTLGDVVLVLSKHQEGRWFGRLQDGQRGWFPASCVMELSQVNLPPKALQRSVSLRGSSYDNDARCRQGNGHILQALKRGSRGGAGGGGGGLDRGQGQSEGPFLVRRPQNSMSHVAVASEPQMQRSPNLLHRILSKYRKKSECQGATNGAFEGD; from the exons ATGCAGCGCATCTACATGCATAGCAATGAACACTTTGAAGTATTCACCACCGTCCTTGCTCCACAAGGTGA GTTTCGATACATAGCAGAAGCTGAAAAG ATGGTAGCGGTGCACAGATACAGTCCGCAGTGGCCGGACGAGCTGGAGCTGACTCTGGGTGACGTCGTCCTAGTTCTGTCCAAACACCAGGAGGGGAGGTGGTTTGGGCGGCTGCAGGACGGCCAGCGGGGCTGGTTCCCCGCCTCCTGTGTGATGGAGCTGAGCCAG GTGAATCTCCCTCCAAAAGCTCTACAACGCAGTGTCTCCCTGAGAGGCTCATCCTATGACAACGATGCACGCTGCAGACAAGGAAA TGGACACATTCTGCAGGCGCTCAAGAgggggagcagaggaggagcgggaggagggggaggagggctGGACAGGGGCCAAGGCCAGAGCGAGGGCCCCTTCCTGGTAAGGAGGCCCCAGAACTCTATGTCCCATGTCGCTGTGGCCTCCGAGCCTCAGATGCAGAGATCCCCGAACCTGCTCCACAGGATCCTGTCCAAGTACCGTAAAAAAAGCGAATGCCAGGGAGCCACCAATGGGGCCTTCGAGGGCGACTAA
- the rrs1 gene encoding ribosome biogenesis regulatory protein homolog — MAACSVEALLAKAEQEDAEKLKSISVLKELDLEFDIGNLLASDKNRIEPRDFRDQKKDEFLLALARDNTQLLINEVWKQPTERVQEAIVAKLPDPTTPLPREKPPPKPRAPTKWEEFAKLKGIQKKKKTNLVWDETAKEWRRRWGYKRVNDGTKEWLIEVPETADPNEDQFAKRTTAKNERVAKNEFNRLKNIARAQKVKVPGVGLATKTQQSKDELSRAVSVARTSTASAGRFQDTLPKEKPLRNQGKKRKFDPLIGDFSNERNKQLELLKTLGSKKPKLDITKAVNKQMREEDREEAAAKYKKGAGKKGRKGNMSGGKGKGKGGKGGKGKGARAGGGGGGGGGGGNKRRGKPGKR; from the coding sequence atggctgcctgcAGTGTGGAAGCGCTGTTAGCCAAAGCTGAGCAAGAAGATGCCGAAAAACTGAAAAGCATCTCCGTCCTGAAGGAGCTGGACCTGGAGTTTGACATCGGGAACCTGCTGGCGTCCGACAAGAACCGCATCGAACCTCGAGACTTCAGAGATCAGAAGAAAGATGAGTTTCTGCTGGCACTAGCTCGTGACAACACGCAGCTACTTATCAACGAGGTCTGGAAACAACCCACGGAGAGGGTCCAGGAGGCGATCGTGGCCAAACTACCAGACCCCACAACCCCTTTGCCCAGAGAGAAACCCCCTCCGAAGCCCAGAGCTCCCACCAAATGGGAAGAGTTTGCCAAGCTGAAGGggatacagaagaagaagaagactaaCCTGGTGTGGGATGAAACTGCGAAGGAGTGGAGGAGACGCTGGGGCTACAAGAGGGTCAATGATGGCACCAAGGAGTGGCTGATCGAGGTACCCGAGACCGCAGACCCAAACGAGGACCAGTTCGCCAAACGCACCACAGCCAAGAATGAGAGAGTGGCGAAAAACGAGTTCAACAGGCTGAAGAACATCGCCAGGGCGCAGAAAGTCAAAGTACCTGGTGTAGGACTGGCCACTAAAACTCAGCAGTCCAAAGATGAGCTGTCAAGAGCTGTGAGTGTGGCCAGAACCTCCACAGCATCTGCAGGGAGGTTTCAGGACACCCTGCCCAAAGAGAAACCCCTCAGGAACCAGGGCAAGAAAAGAAAGTTTGACCCTCTCATTGGAGATTTCTCTAACGAGAGGAACAAACAGCTGGAGCTGCTGAAGACTCTGGGCAGCAAGAAGCCCAAGCTGGACATTACCAAGGCTGTGAACAAGcagatgagagaggaggacagagaggaggccGCAGCCAAATACAAGAAGGGAGCAGGGAAGAAAGGACGCAAAGGAAACATGTCAGGAGGCAAAGGCaaagggaagggagggaagggagggaagGGGAAAGGGGCTagagctggtggtggaggaggaggaggaggaggaggagggaataaGAGGAGAGGTAAACCTGGGAAGCGCTGA